TTCAACTGAGGTAGCACTGTCAAGGTTACCTGTTGGTTCATCTGCCAAAATTATTGATGGATTATTTACGAGTGCCCTTGCTACCGCTACTCTTTGTCTTTGACCTCCTGATAGTTCATTTGGTCTATGATTTACTCTATCGGAAAGGTTTACTTTTTCGAGTGCATCTAAAGCCTTTTTTTCTCTTTCTTCTTTGTTGAATCCAGCGTAAATTAACGGCAACATTACATTTTCTAAAGCAGTGGATTTTGGTAATAAGTTAAAACTTTGAAATACAAACCCTATTTCTTTATTTCTAATTTCTGCTAGATTGTTGTCATTTAACTGACTGACATTATTGTTTGCCAGTGAGTAACTTCCTTTGGTAGGAGTGTCTAAGCAACCAAGGATATTCATTAGAGTAGATTTTCCAGAACCTGATTGTCCCATTAGTGCGACAAATTCGTTTTTCTCTATTGAAAGGTCTATGCTTTTGAGCGCCTTAATTACTTCATTTCCTACTGTGAAATGCCTTGCGATGTTCTTGATATCGATTACTGCCATAACGTGTTACAAAGTTAGTCAAAATACAATCATCAAAGCATTCAGTTTTTCTTTCTAAAAGAAGAGAATAAATCGTAGGAATTTGAGTGTTATCTAAGTATGGTAATTGTACCTTGTCTATTTATAGTTCTACCTGTAAATAATGATTTTACATATAAATTGTAGATGTAGACTCCGGCAGGAACTTGAATGTCATTTTTGTATGAGCCATCCCAAGAAACAGTTTCATCATCACTAAAGAAAATTCGTTCGCCATATCTATTAAAAACTTCAAAGGAATAATCGACACCATCCATTGAAAATATTGATACCTCAAAGCTATTATGCATCTTATCTCCATTTGAAGGAGTGAAGGAATTAGGAACATAAACTTCAAATAGTTCTTTAAAGTTGGCTACAATGTTATCATCAGAGTTTACGGAGAAATTGACATTGGTTTCATTTTCACTTGGCTGAAGAGTATTGTTTTCAATAGTCCAGTGAGAAAATCTCCAGCCATCAATTGCCTGAGCTTGAAGGTTCACTGCCCTCTCAGCTAAATATGTTAGTGTTTGTTGACTTTCTATGTTATTCGTGTCACTCGCAATTATTCGACCACTATTTGATGGTGATATATCGTAATTTACATTGTAAAACACGTTTTCATCAAAATGTACAACAA
The window above is part of the Flavobacteriales bacterium genome. Proteins encoded here:
- a CDS encoding ABC transporter ATP-binding protein; protein product: MAVIDIKNIARHFTVGNEVIKALKSIDLSIEKNEFVALMGQSGSGKSTLMNILGCLDTPTKGSYSLANNNVSQLNDNNLAEIRNKEIGFVFQSFNLLPKSTALENVMLPLIYAGFNKEEREKKALDALEKVNLSDRVNHRPNELSGGQRQRVAVARALVNNPSIILADEPTGNLDSATSVEIMALFQEIHKNGNTVIIVTHEDEIAQYTHRIVRLKDGEIESDTINKSPINS